From Vitis vinifera cultivar Pinot Noir 40024 chromosome 14, ASM3070453v1, a single genomic window includes:
- the LOC100245787 gene encoding MDIS1-interacting receptor like kinase 2, which translates to MKNMKTTFIFSNLVVVVVVMVMMNMVFTHGAHVHPSSNQSQVEKEALLESGWWSGETDHDHDSDHCDWSGITCNEEGHVIAVYYRASGELSKLKFSSFPSLRTIDLHDGRLSGRIPHQIGSLTKVIYLDLSRNELSGSIPDQIATLTKLTYLDLSRNELSGSIPPQINTLTSLNYLDLSHNELNGRIPQQIGTLIRLTHLDLYSNELSGSIPDEIDTLTELAYLDLSNNVLNGSIPHQLGALAKLTYFDLSWNELSGDIPSSFGHLSNLISLCLNNNQINGPIPEDIGNLEDLVDLDLSSNSISGKIPSQIQNLKRLENLNLSRNKLSGAIPPSLTYDYKWTSIDLSYNDLEGHIPFELQFESPPGVFEHNKHLCGEIRHWPHCKKGQKITLILVISLLATLCIAFAFLKFLLLPRKMRKMRHMSASAAETRRGDLFSVWDYDGTIAYQDIIQSTENFDIKYCVGVGGYGSVYRAQLPCGKVVALKKLHGWEREEPTYLKSFENEAQILSKIRHRNIVKLHGFCLHRRSMFLVYQFMERGSLFCMLSHEVEALELDWTKRLNVVKSIAHALSYMHHDCSPPIIHRDISSNNVLLNSQLEAFVSDFGTARLLDPDSSIQTLLVGTYGYIAPELAYTMTVTKKCDVYSFGVVALETMMGKHPREVITSLSSSSGQDILLRDVLDPRLALPENPQVAKDIVFVVLLALKCIHSNPQSRPTMQQISYKLLGDIPFPKLPFYAISLYGLNHEENVI; encoded by the exons atgaaaaatatgaagactACTTTCATATTTAGTAatttggtggtggtggtggtggtgatggtgatgatgaaCATGGTGTTCACACATGGTGCTCATGTTCATCCTTCTTCTAATCAATCACAGGTTGAGAAGGAAGCACTGCTTGAGTCCGGTTGGTGGAGTGGGGAGACTGATCATGATCATGATTCTGATCATTGCGACTGGTCTGGCATAACTTGCAACGAGGAGGGACATGTCATTGCAGTTTACTATAGAGCCAGCGGTGAACTTAGCAAACTAAAGTTTTCTTCATTTCCCAGCCTCAGAACCATCGATCTTCACGACGGTAGACTCAGTGGCAGAATCCCACACCAAATAGGTTCTCTTACTAAGGTCATTTATCTTGATCTCTCTCGTAATGAACTCAGTGGTAGTATCCCAGACCAAATAGCTACTCTTACTAAGCTCACTTACCTTGATCTCTCTAGGAATGAACTCAGTGGTAGCATACCGCCCCAAATAAACACTCTTACTAGCCTCAACTACCTCGATCTTTCCCATAATGAGCTCAATGGTAGGATCCCGCAACAAATAGGAACTCTTATTAGACTCACCCACCTCGATCTCTATAGCAATGAACTTAGCGGTAGCATCCCAGACGAGATAGATACTCTTACTGAACTCGCCTACCTCGATCTCTCTAACAATGTACTCAATGGCAGCATCCCACACCAACTAGGTGCTCTCGCTAAACTCACCTACTTTGATCTCTCTTGGAATGAACTCAGTGGTGACATCCCTTCATCTTTTGGCCATCTTTCCAATTTAATTTCTCTATGTCTCAATAATAATCAAATCAACGGCCCCATCCCTGAAGATATTGGAAACCTCGAGGACTTGGTTGATTTGGACTTAAGTAGTAACTCGATCAGTGGGAAGATACCatcccaaatccaaaacttgaAGAGGTTAGAGAACTTGAATCTCTCTCGTAACAAACTTTCAGGTGCCATTCCTCCCTCGCTTACCTATGACTACAAGTGGACATCCATTGATTTATCATACAATGATTTGGAGGGTCACATACCCTTCGAATTGCAGTTTGAATCTCCCCCGGGGGTATTTGAGCACAACAAACATTTATGTGGAGAAATCAGACACTGGCCACACTGCAAAAAGGGACAAAAAATCACGCTCATCCTTGTTATTTCTCTACTTGCCACCTTGTGCATTGCATTTGCATTTCTTAAATTTCTCCTCCTTCCaagaaagatgagaaaaatgCGACACATGTCAGCAAGCGCAGCAGAAACAAGAAGGGGAGATTTGTTCTCCGTATGGGACTATGATGGAACAATTGCTTACCAAGACATAATCCAATCAACGGAGAATTTTGACATCAAATATTGTGTAGGTGTTGGAGGATATGGCAGCGTTTACAGGGCACAACTGCCATGTGGAAAAGTTGTAGCCTTGAAGAAGCTTCATGGATGGGAAAGGGAGGAGCCCACCTACctgaaaagttttgaaaatgaggCACAAATATTGTCCAAGATACGACATCGAAACATTGTGAAACTTCATGGCTTCTGTTTACATAGAAGAAGCATGTTTTTGGTTTACCAGTTCATGGAACGGGGAAGCTTATTTTGCATGTTAAGCCATGAAGTTGAGGCTCTAGAGTTGGATTGGACTAAGAGGCTGAATGTTGTCAAAAGTATTGCCCATGCTTTATCTTACATGCATCATGATTGTTCCCCACCCATCATTCACAGGGACATATCAAGCAATAATGTCCTCTTGAATTCACAACTTGAAGCTTTTGTATCAGATTTTGGCACCGCTAGACTACTAGATCCTGATTCATCCATTCAGACTCTTCTTGTAGGCACTTATGGGTATATTGCACCAG AGCTTGCCTACACCATGACCGTAACTAAAAAATGCGATGTGTATAGTTTTGGAGTGGTGGCACTTGAGACAATGATGGGGAAACATCCAAGAGAAGTTATCACTTCATTGTCTTCCTCCTCGGGTCAAGATATATTGTTGAGGGATGTATTAGATCCACGTCTTGCACTTCCAGAAAACCCACAAGTTGCTAAAGATATAGTTTTTGTGGTGCTTTTGGCACTTAAATGCATCCATTCAAATCCACAATCCCGTCCAACAATGCAACAGATATCCTACAAGCTTCTTGGTGACATTCCATTTCCTAAATTGCCGTTTTATGCAATTTCACTTTATGGACTAAATCATGAAgaaaatgtaatttaa
- the LOC104881690 gene encoding MDIS1-interacting receptor like kinase 2, whose product MHHDCTPPIIHRDVSSNNILLNSELEAFVSDFGTARLLDPDSSNQTLRVGTYGYIAPELAYTMKVTEKSDVYSFGVVALETMIGKHPSDLLTSLSSSSSQDIMLRDVLDPRLILPEDPRVAKDVVFVTFLALKCIHSKPQCCPTMQQLSYNLLIDVPFPMLPFYAISLNQLKNHVI is encoded by the exons ATGCATCATGACTGTACTCCACCAATCATTCACAGGGATGTATCAAGCAATAATATCCTCTTGAATTCAGAACTTGAAGCTTTTGTATCGGATTTTGGCACTGCTAGACTACTAGATCCCGATTCATCCAATCAAACGCTTCGTGTAGGCACTTATGGCTATATTGCACCAG AGCTTGCCTATACCATGAAAGTAACTGAGAAATccgatgtttatagttttggggTGGTGGCACTAGAGACAATGATAGGAAAACATCCAAGCGATCTGCTCACCTCATTGTCATCCTCATCAAGCCAAGATATAATGTTAAGAGATGTATTGGATCCACGTCTCATATTGCCTGAAGATCCAAGGGTTGCTAAAGATGTAGTTTTTGTGACATTTTTGGCACTCAAATGCATCCATTCAAAGCCGCAATGTTGTCCAACAATGCAACAATTATCCTACAATCTCCTTATTGATGTACCATTTCCTATGTTACCATTTTACGCAATTTCACTAAACCAGTTGAAGAATCATGTAATTTAA
- the LOC100262962 gene encoding probable leucine-rich repeat receptor-like protein kinase At1g35710: MKKMESSISRVVVGAVVAWVVIVCMGSSHAAPIYSSPQSQAEAEALRSSGCWSWESNISNHCHWSGVTCNEAGHVIKIMNLMSCHTAVPSGFSKWKFSSFPSLIHLDLSICGLTGSIPDQIGNLANLIYLDLSYNQLHGNIPYQLGALTKLTYLDLSYNALSGVIPSSLGYLIKLTSLNLVRNQINGFIPPEIGNLKDLVELSLGYNLLRGKIPHQLQNLKKLETLDLSYNRLSGSIPSFLGHGHKWKSIDLSHNGLKGHTPLESQDQSHHKIGRKITIVTFGISFFITLFLVALILGFLSLWRKKRRFHPSILFLGLKKRKIQSEAATTTKNGDLFSIWGYDGRIAYEDIIEATEDFDIKYCIGTGGHGSVYKVQLPSGKVVAVKKLHRVESEEPACMKNFQNEVHMLTKLRHKNIVKLHGYCLHQSCMFLICNYLERGSLYCMLSVELN; encoded by the coding sequence atgaaaaaaatggagagtTCGATATCTAGGGTGGTGGTGGGAGCAGTAGTAGCATGGGTGGTGATCGTTTGCATGGGCTCTTCACATGCTGCACCAATTTATTCTTCTCCTCAGTCGCAGGCTGAGGCTGAGGCTCTCCGCAGCTCCGGTTGCTGGTCCTGGGAGAGCAATATTTCTAATCATTGCCACTGGTCTGGCGTAACTTGCAATGAGGCAGGGCATGTCATTAAGATAATGAACTTGATGTCGTGCCACACTGCAGTGCCGAGTGGCTTCAGCAAATGGAAGTTTTCTTCATTTCCTAGCCTCATTCATCTCGACCTTAGCATTTGTGGTCTCACTGGTAGCATCCCTGATCAAATAGGTAATCTTGCTAACCTCATCTACCTTGATCTCTCTTATAATCAACTCCACGGCAATATCCCGTACCAATTAGGCGCTCTTACAAAACTTACCTATCTTGATCTCTCTTATAATGCACTCTCTGGTGTCATTCCCTCATCTTTGGGCTATCTCATTAAATTGACTTCTCTCAACCTTGTTCGGAATCAAATCAATGGTTTCATCCCTCCAGAAATTGGAAACCTCAAGGACCTGGTCGAGTTGAGCCTGGGTTATAACTTACTTAGGGGAAAGATACCTCACCAGCTCCAAAATTTGAAGAAGTTAGAAACTTTGGATCTCTCTTATAATAGATTATCAGGCTCCATTCCTTCCTTTCTAGGCCATGGCCACAAGTGGAAATCAATTGATTTGTCACACAATGGTTTGAAGGGTCATACACCTTTGGAATCGCAAGACCAGTCCCACCACAAGATAGGACGAAAAATCACAATTGTCACCTTTGGCATCTCTTTCTTCATCACCTTGTTTCTTGTAGCCTTAATCCTTGGGTTTCTTTCCCTTTGGAGGAAGAAAAGAAGATTTCATCCCTCAATTCTTTTCCTTGGtctgaagaaaagaaaaattcaatcagAGGCAGCAACAACTACAAAAAATGGTGATTTGTTCTCAATATGGGGCTATGATGGTAGGATTGCTTATGAAGACATCATTGAAGCAACAGAAGATTTTGATATCAAATATTGCATAGGTACTGGAGGCCATGGCAGTGTATACAAGGTACAGTTGCCTAGTGGAAAAGTAGTTGCCGTGAAGAAACTTCACCGGGTGGAAAGTGAGGAGCCAGCATGCatgaaaaactttcaaaatgAGGTACATATGTTGACAAAATTAAGGCATAAGAACATTGTGAAACTTCATGGTTATTGCCTACACCAGAGCTGCATGTTTTTAATTTGCAATTATTTGGAAAGAGGAAGCTTGTATTGTATGTTAAGTGTTgagttgaattga
- the LOC100264665 gene encoding mitochondrial outer membrane protein porin of 34 kDa: MGKGPGLYTEIGKKARDLLYKDYQSDHKLTITSCSPTGVAITSSGTKKGDIFVADVNTQLKNKNITTDVKIDTSSNLFVTVTVDEPAPGLKSIFNFKVPDQRSGKVELQYLHDYAGISTSIGLTANPIVNFSGTIGTNVVALGTDLSFDTKSGNFTKCNAGVSFCNADLIASLTVNDKGDAVNASYFHSVNLLTNTAVGAEVTHSFSTNQNTLTLGAQHKLDPLTTVKARVNNFGKASALIQHEWRPRSLFTISGEVDTKAVDKTAKVGLALALKP, encoded by the exons ATGGGCAAGGGTCCGGGTCTGTACACTGAGATCGGAAAGAAGGCTAGAG ATCTTTTGTACAAGGACTACCAGAGTGACCACAAATTGACGATCACGAGCTGCTCTCCTACCGGAGTT GCTATCACGTCGTCAGGAACGAAGAAAGGTGATATATTTGTTGCTGATGTTAACACCCAACTGAAGAACAAGAACATCACAACTGATGTCAAAATTGACACTAGCTCCAAT CTTTTTGTGACCGTTACCGTGGATGAACCTGCTCCTGGCCTGAAGTCTATCTTTAACTTTAAAGTTCCTGACCAAAGGTCTGGCAAG GTGGAACTCCAGTACTTGCATGACTATGCTGGGATAAGCACAAGCATTGGGTTGACAGCGAATCCCATTGTTAACTTCTCAGGTACCATTGGGACTAATGTTGTTGCACTCGGGACGGATCTTTCCTTTGACACCAAAAGCGGGAATTTCACCAAATGCAATGCTGGTGTAAGCTTTTGCAATGCGGACCTAATTGCTTCATTGACCGT GAATGACAAAGGTGATGCAGTGAATGCATCCTACTTTCATTCAGTGAATCTGCTGACAAACACAGCTGTAGGCGCAGAGGTGACCCATAGCTTCTCGACCAATCAAAATACATTAACTCTTGGGGCCCAGCATAAGTTGGATCCATTGACTACAGTGAAGGCACGGGTGAACAACTTTGGCAAGGCAAGCGCCCTTATCCAGCATGAATGGCGTCCAAGGTCACTCTTCACCATCTCTGGAGAGGTGGATACCAAGGCCGTTGACAAGACTGCTAAGGTTGGACTTGCTTTGGCGCTCAAGCCATGA